CGCCAGCGTGTGCAACTGGCTCGCGGGCTGGCCGGCGCGCCACGCGCGGTCATGATGGACGAACCCTTCGGCGCGCTCGACGCCCAGACCCGAACCACCATGCAGCGCTTGCTCATCGACACCTGGCGCGAGCATCCCACCACCGTCGTCTTCGTCACCCACGATGTGGACGAGGCGCTGCTGCTCGGCGACCGCATCGCGGTGCTGGGCCGCGCCGGGCAGCCGCTGCGCGCCCTGCGAGAGGTGCCGTGCCCACGCGAGACCGGCGTCGACCGCAGCGCGCTGCGCACCGAAATCATTGCCGCCCTGAATCATTCGGGCGAGCTCACGGAGGCGATCAACCGATGAACATTCCCGATCTCGACGACACCGTCCGGCTCGACTGCGACGTGCTGGTCATCGGCGGCGGCACCGCCGGCACCATGGCCGCGCTCACCGCCGCCGAAGCCGGCGCCAACGTGCTGCTGCTGGAGAAGGCCCACGTCCGCCACTCCGGCGCGCTGGCCATGGGCATGGACGGCGTCAACAATGCCGTCATCCCCGGCAAGGCCGAACCCGAGGACTACGTCGCCGAGATCACCCGCGCCAACGACGGAATCGTCAACCAGCGCACCATCTATCAGACCGCCACCCGCGGGTTCGCCATGGTGCAGCGGCTGGAACGGTACGGGGTGAAGTTCGAGAAGGACGCCTACGGCGAGTACGCGGTGCGGCGCGTGCACCGGTCCGGGTCGTACGTGCTGCCCATGCCGGAGGGCAAGGATGTGAAGAAGGCGCTGTATCGCGTGCTGCGACAGCGCACGATGCGCGAGCGCATCCGGATCGAGAACCGGCTGATGCCGGTGCGGGTGCTCACCGACAACGGCCGCGCGGTGGGTGCGGCCGCATTGAACACGCGCACCGGAGAATTCGTCGCGGTCGGCGCGAAGGCCGTCATTCTGGCCACCGGCCCCTGCGGTCGGCTCGGCCTCCCCGCCTCCGGATACCTCTACGGCACCTACGAGAACCCCACCAACGCGGGCGACGGTTACGCCATGGCCTACCACGCGGGCGCGGAGCTGTCGGGCATCGAATGCTTCCAGATCAACCCGCTCATCAAGGATTACAACGGCCCGGCCTGCGCCTACGTCGCCAACCCGTTCGGCGGCTACCAGGTCAACGCGCTCGGGGAGCGCTTCGTGGACTCCGACTACTGGTCGGGCCAGATGATGGCCGAGGTCAAGCAGGAGATCGAATCCGCGCGCGGCCCCATCTATCTGAAGGTCTCGCACCTGCCCGGGGAGACCCTCGACGCGCTCGAGGGCATCCTGCACACCACCGAGCGGCCCACCCGCGGCACCTTCCACGCCAACCGCGGCCACGACTACCGCACCCACGACATCGAGATGCACATCTCCGAAATCGGTTTGTGCAGCGGACATTCCGCCTCCGGCGTCTGGGTGGACGAGCACGCCCGCACCACCGTCCCCGGCCTGTACGCCGCCGGTGACCTGGCCTGCGTGCCGCACAACTACATGATCGGCGCGTTCGTCTACGGCGACCTGGCCGGCGCGCACGCCGCCGGCACCCTGGACGCGCTGCCCGCGCCCGCCGCACTGCCCGAGGATCAGCTGGCCGCCGCGCACGAACTGATCTACCGTCCGCTGCGCCACCCGGACGGGCCGCCGCAACAGCAGGTCGAATACAAGCTGCGCCGCTTCGTC
This sequence is a window from Nocardia yunnanensis. Protein-coding genes within it:
- a CDS encoding fumarate reductase/succinate dehydrogenase flavoprotein subunit, whose protein sequence is MNIPDLDDTVRLDCDVLVIGGGTAGTMAALTAAEAGANVLLLEKAHVRHSGALAMGMDGVNNAVIPGKAEPEDYVAEITRANDGIVNQRTIYQTATRGFAMVQRLERYGVKFEKDAYGEYAVRRVHRSGSYVLPMPEGKDVKKALYRVLRQRTMRERIRIENRLMPVRVLTDNGRAVGAAALNTRTGEFVAVGAKAVILATGPCGRLGLPASGYLYGTYENPTNAGDGYAMAYHAGAELSGIECFQINPLIKDYNGPACAYVANPFGGYQVNALGERFVDSDYWSGQMMAEVKQEIESARGPIYLKVSHLPGETLDALEGILHTTERPTRGTFHANRGHDYRTHDIEMHISEIGLCSGHSASGVWVDEHARTTVPGLYAAGDLACVPHNYMIGAFVYGDLAGAHAAGTLDALPAPAALPEDQLAAAHELIYRPLRHPDGPPQQQVEYKLRRFVNDYVAPPKTATKLSLAIETFDRMLEDLAGMGARTPHELMRCAEVSFIRDCAEMAARSSLTRTESRWGLYHERADLPERDDVEWRYHLNLRKSADGAMEFLKRPVAPYFVPVPGLDELPSADTTAIPVAQPDLIGTPPNLGAQVRSDQISGTVTKDLVAPRIAVLLGLDAPGVGELADFLADPDPRVRATALSVLTENTPDGFADPLIAALADEDAEVRAAAVDGLRELAEILPATTGLAGHADSPDPVVRAAVVDLLRALRTGSGELFAKAAVDADHRVRIQAVNALVSLDDWGALTAAAHDDNREVRIAAARGLATIGLGGADTLRALTGDRDPLVRAAALTALGRLGDSADAATLCAALSDSAWQIREGAARGLAALGPDEAAAPLSAALTDIHPDIRKAAVLTLSTWPESEAARHALETAVTDSDADVRAYARRALAMHAG